In one Anticarsia gemmatalis isolate Benzon Research Colony breed Stoneville strain chromosome 9, ilAntGemm2 primary, whole genome shotgun sequence genomic region, the following are encoded:
- the LOC142975355 gene encoding lysozyme-like translates to MHKYMIVVLVVAALCAQSEAKVFTRCGLVQELRRQGFPANQLRDWVCLIEAESGRNTAVIGPVNSNGSRDWGLFQINDRYWCSTGSSPGKDCNVRCRDLITDNITRASNCAKIIFRRHNFNAWYGWINKCRGKPLPDISKC, encoded by the exons ATGCACAAGTACATGATAGTCGTGCTCGTTGTAGCAGCTCTCTGTGCGCAGAGCGAAGCCAAAGTGTTCACGAGATGCGGCTTGGTGCAGGAACTGAGGAGACAAGGCTTCCCCGCGAACCAGCTGCGTGATT GGGTGTGTCTAATCGAGGCGGAGAGCGGTCGCAACACGGCGGTGATAGGTCCAGTGAACAGTAACGGCTCGCGGGACTGGGGCCTGTTCCAGATCAACGACAGGTACTGGTGCAGCACCGGCAGCTCGCCCGGCAAGGACTGCAACGTTAGATGTAGag ATCTGATCACGGACAACATCACGAGGGCGTCCAACTGCGCCAAGATCATATTCCGACGTCACAACTTCAACGCGTGGTACGGCTGGATCAACAAGTGCAGGGGCAAGCCACTGCCTGACATTAGCAAATGCTAA
- the LOC142975352 gene encoding lysozyme-like, whose translation MHKYMIVVLVVAALCAQSEAKVFTRCGLVQELRRQGFPANQLRDWVCLIEAESSRNTAVIGPVNSNGSRDWGLFQINDRYWCSTGSSPGKDCNVRCRDLITDNITRASNCAKIIFRRHNFNAWYGWINKCRGKPLPDISKC comes from the exons ATGCACAAGTACATGATAGTCGTGCTCGTTGTAGCAGCTCTCTGTGCGCAGAGCGAAGCCAAAGTGTTCACGAGATGCGGCTTGGTGCAGGAACTGAGGAGACAAGGCTTCCCGGCGAACCAGCTGCGTGATT GGGTGTGTCTGATCGAGGCAGAGAGCAGTCGCAACACGGCGGTGATAGGTCCAGTGAACAGTAACGGCTCGCGGGACTGGGGCCTGTTCCAGATCAACGACAGGTACTGGTGCAGCACCGGCAGCTCGCCCGGCAAGGACTGCAACGTTAGATGTAGag ATCTGATCACGGACAACATCACGAGGGCGTCCAACTGCGCCAAGATCATATTCCGACGTCACAACTTCAACGCGTGGTACGGCTGGATCAACAAGTGCAGGGGCAAGCCGCTGCCCGATATTAGCAAGTGCTGA
- the LOC142975351 gene encoding lysozyme-like: MHKYMIVVLVVAALCAQSEAKVFTRCGLVQELRRQGFPANQLRDWVCLIEAESSRNTAVIGPVNSNGSRDWGLFQINDRYWCSTGSSPGKDCNVRCRDLITDNITRASNCAKIIFRRHNFNAWYGWINKCRGKPLPDISKC, from the exons ATGCACAAGTACATGATAGTCGTGCTCGTTGTAGCAGCTCTCTGTGCGCAGAGCGAAGCCAAAGTGTTCACGAGATGCGGCTTGGTGCAGGAACTGAGGAGACAAGGCTTCCCCGCGAACCAGCTGCGTGATT GGGTGTGTCTGATCGAGGCAGAGAGCAGTCGCAACACGGCGGTGATAGGTCCAGTGAACAGTAACGGCTCGCGGGACTGGGGCCTGTTCCAGATCAACGACAGGTACTGGTGCAGCACCGGCAGCTCGCCCGGCAAGGACTGCAACGTTAGATGTAGag ATCTGATCACGGACAACATCACGAGGGCGTCCAACTGCGCCAAGATCATATTCCGACGTCACAACTTCAACGCGTGGTACGGCTGGATCAACAAGTGCAGGGGCAAGCCGCTGCCCGATATTAGCAAGTGCTAA
- the LOC142975354 gene encoding lysozyme-like: MHKYMIVVLVVAALCAQSEAKVFTRCGLVQELRRQGFPANQLRDWVCLIEAESSRNTAVIGPVNSNGSRDWGLFQINDRYWCSTGSSPGKDCNVRCRDLITDNITRASNCAKIIFRRHNFNAWYGWINKCRGKPLPDISKC, translated from the exons ATGCACAAGTACATGATAGTCGTGCTCGTTGTAGCAGCTCTCTGTGCGCAGAGCGAAGCCAAAGTGTTCACGAGATGCGGCTTGGTGCAGGAACTGAGGAGACAAGGCTTCCCGGCGAACCAGCTGCGTGATT GGGTGTGTCTGATCGAGGCAGAGAGCAGTCGCAACACGGCGGTGATAGGTCCAGTGAACAGTAACGGCTCGCGGGACTGGGGCCTGTTCCAGATCAACGACAGGTACTGGTGCAGCACCGGCAGCTCGCCCGGCAAGGACTGCAACGTTAGATGTAGag ATCTGATCACGGACAACATCACGAGGGCGTCCAACTGCGCCAAGATCATATTCCGACGTCACAACTTCAACGCGTGGTACGGCTGGATCAACAAGTGCAGGGGCAAGCCGCTGCCTGATATTAGCAAGTGCTAA